In Cyclobacteriaceae bacterium, the DNA window ACGCAAAAAGTGATTTCCGTTATGAAGAAGGTAAATGGTCCATTCGTGAAGTATTATGTCATATGATGGACGCTGAAAGGATTTTCGCCTATCGGGCTCTTCGCTTTGCGCGAAATGATAAAACACCTCTCGCGGGATTTGATGAACAGGAATATGCTCATCATCTCAATGCAACCAGCCGTAGTTTAAGGCAGATTGGAGATCAGATGCAGCATCTTAGAAGCTCTTCAGTTGATCTATTTGAAAGTTTCAGTGAGGAAATGTTGACTAGAAAGGGAACTGCCAACGGAAGTGAGCTTACCACGATTGCACTCGGCTTCATCATCGCCGGTCATGAAATACATCACTGCAAAATCCTGAAGGAGCGCTACCTTAGCGCATGATGAGATTAAATCGTTGCTATTGGATACTGATCGCGTTGGCCTCATCAGCCTGCTCATCTTCAGGCTATCTTACAAAGGCCATTCAAAAAACAGAAAAAGATCTTCATGACCATGTGGGTTTTGTTTTGTTTGATCCCTCAACTCAAAAAACAATTTGCGATTACCAGGGAGATCAATATTTTACTCCTGCCTCAAACACAAAGATCTTTACACTATATGCTTCCCTGAAAATATTAGGCGATTCTATTCCTGCTCTGAAATATTCTCAGCGGAATGATTCAATAATATTTTGGGGAACAGGTGATCCTGGATTCCTATATGAAAACACTTTTCATGAAGACCGTGTATATAACTTCTTGAAAAACAATACCTCAAAAATATTTTTCTCTTCATCTAATTTTCAGACGACTCATTTTGGAGCGGGCTGGGCATGGGATGATTACAATGATGCATATCAGGTCGAACGGACACCCTTTCCGATTTATGGAAATTATGCTTCCGTGAAGAAAAGTATAAAAAGCTTTACAGCATCACCAGATGTTTTTCAATATTCTATTATGGAACCATCCGTAAAGGAAAGGGGAGTTATGAAGAGAAGCATTTCAGAAAATAAGCTCACCTACATTCCAGGAAAGACGGATCGTCCTCGACAATGGAAAATTCCTTTTCACTATAGTGACGAACTTCTTACAAAGTTATTGACAGACACTCTTAAGAAGGAAGTAAGCCTCATCAACGTAAACCCGACATCAGATGTAAGAACCATTTATTCATCCACTCCTCCAGACAGCTTGTATAAAGTGCTGATGCAGGAGAGTGATAATTTTATAGCGGAGCAGCTTCTTTTGATTTGCTCTGGTGTTGTGAGTGACACTTTGAAAACGGAAATCGCTATTAAATATGTAAAAAAGAATTATCTCACAGATCTTCCGGATGAACCAATCTGGGTAGACGGTTCAGGTTTATCGCGCTATAATTTATTTACACCGCGTTCCGTTATACGCTTATGGGAAAAGATATATGCAATAGTGCCCAGGGAAAGACTGTTTCATATCCTGGCTATTGGTGGTGAAAGGGGTACGATCAAAAACTATTACAAAGGTGAAAAGCCATTTATTTTCGGAAAAACGGGCACTTTAAGTAATAATCACATTCTTAGCGGATACCTCGTTACCAGGAAAGGCAAAACATTCATCTTTAGCTGGATGAATAATAACTTTACAGCTCCAACAGGAGAGGTTAGAAGCAAAATGGAGGAACTCTTGAAAAAAATCTATGAAAAATATTAAGCACGTAATCATTTTTTTGTTGTTCGCCGGTTCTCTGCAAGCGCAGAATAAAGACATGATGGATGTTAAGATCGGTCAGATGCTTTTGATTGGATTTCCGAAAGCAGAAGTTGACGCTAAAGTTCTGGAAGACATCAAGTCTGGAAAGGTGGGGACCATCATCATCTTTGAAAAGAATATTCCAAAAGGACCTTCTTCATTTGCAGCATTAAAAAAAATTATCTGGACATATCAAAAAGCCGCACCTATTCCTCTTCTGATTTCAATTGATCAGGAAGGTGGCAAGGTAAATCGCCTGAAGGAAAAGTATGGATTCACAAAATCACTCACAGCCCAGGATATGGGTAAGGCAAAGACACTGGATTCGGTTCGCTTTTATTCAGAAGCAACGGCAGCCACTCTTGCTGGACTTGGCATCAATGTAAATTTTGCTCCAGTAGTTGATGTGGCAGTAAATCCAGCGAATCCAGTAATTGTTAAATCAGGAAGATCGTTTTCCGCCAGTCCTGATTCAGTTGCCCTATATGCCGAAGAATTTATTAAACCTCATAGAAAATTTGGAGTTAACACTGTGCTGAAACATTTTCCAGGTCACGGTAGCTCAATGGAAGACACTCACTTCGGCGTTGCAGATGTAACAAAAAGCTGGACTGCATCGGAATTAATTCCATATCAAAAATTGATAAATGCAGGTATTGTGGACGCTGTCATGACTGCTCATATTGTTAATAAGCAATTAGATCCAAAAGGTTATCCTGGAACATTATCCTCAAGAATCATTGATAGCCTTTTGCGTAAGCAATTACATTATGAAGGCGTTGTTTTTTCTGATGACATGCAGATGCAAGCTATTACTAAGCAATATGGATTGGAAGAGTCTATTAAGCTGGCGATCAACGCGGGCGTAGATATTCTATGCTTTGCCAATAACGTTCCGGGCAGTGAAGATCGCACTGTGAGTGTGGTGCATGCCATCATTCGTAAATTGGTGGATAGCGGACAAATAAAGCCTGAGAGAATTGATGAATCATTTAATCGGATATTAAAACTAAAATCAAAGATCGGCTCCAGCCCTGAAGAGTTTTTGCGCAGAGAACTGGATGCTACACGACTGGAACTTGTAAACCTGAAAAAGGCTCCCGAGATAAAACAGGAAACAAAAATAAAGACTGAGGAAGGGAAGCCTGTCGTTGAACCGCAGGAAGAAGATTCAAAGAGCAAGAAGAAAAAGAAGAGATCTTAATCCATTTTTATCATGAATGAACAGGAGATTCATGCTTTTAATGCTTCTGCAGTAAAAAGAGCAAGAAAAATGGCGGTGACTTTTGGAGTGCTCACGATCTTTTGGTTGATCTCAATGGTCTATGGATTTGTGCAAAGAGAAGTCAGGATAGAGGCTCAAAAAGAACTGGAAATGGCAAAGGCGCAATTATTAAAGTGTGAATCAAAATAATTCATTGACTAGATGAACTTACCCTTCAGAATCATCTCACCTAAAAATTCTGAAATTCCAATATTTGTCAGCGTTCCACACTGCGGCACCGCTTTCCCTGAAGAACTGATTGAGCAATACAAGCCGGAACTGGTATTATCGCCAGATGATACGGATTGGTTTGTTGACATCTTGTATGACTTTGTAAGTGAAATGGGCATTGGAATGATCGCAGCTCATTACAGCCGATGGGTGATTGATCTTAATCGTGATCCCCAAAGCAAGCCCCTTTATAACGATGGCAGAATTATCACAGCACTTTGTCCCACCACTACTTTTTTGGGAGAGTCGATTTATCTCGATGAAAGAAATGAAATCGCTCAAGAGGAAATTGAGCGCAGAGTAAAATTATATTACGACCCTTATCATAATAAAATACAGGAATCACTTGATGCTTTAAGGAAGAAGCACGGGAAAGTCTTGTTGTGGGATTGCCATTCGATCAGGCAAGTTGTTCCCACCATTCAAAAAGATAAGTTTCCGGATTTGATCCTCGGTGATGCTGACGGAATGTCTGCTGACCACACGCTAATCAATTCAACTCTTAGTGTACTAGGATCTTCAGAATATGTTCTGAGTCATAATCATCCTTTTAAAGGTGGCTACATAACGCGTCGATTCGGTCGTCCCGCAGAGAAGCAACATGCACTTCAGCTGGAGATGACTAAAGTAAATTACATGGATGATTCAGAAAAGAGATATGACAAGGCGAGAAGTGATAAAATGCGAAACCTTCTTCGTAAGAACTTTGAAAAACTCATTACTCAGCTATGATCGAGACTCCGGACCTGCATTTTTTTCGATTTGATGCTTTACTGCAACAGGAGGACTGGCTTACCCCTGCTTATATCGGTGTTGATAAAAAGGGTTTGATTCAATACCTATCCAATAAACCACATCCGCAGGGATCAGCAGTAGAAGCTGTTCGTGGATTTGTGCTCCCGGGATTTCAAAATTCACATTCGCATGCATTTCAGTATGCTATGGCAGGACTTGCAGAGAATCACTCATCAACAACTGACGATGATTTCTGGTCCTGGCGTGAGCAGATGTATAAATTTGCTTTATCAGTAGAGCCTGAAGAAGCTGAAGCGATTGCCACGATGCTCTATTCTGAAATGCTTCGGCATGGCTATACTCATGTTGCTGAGTTTCATTATCTCCACCATGACAAGGATGGTAAGCCTTATGTGAATCTTGCTGAAATGGGTGAGAGAATGATTGCAGCCGCAAAAACTGCCGGAATAAAAATTACACTCGTACCCGTCTTTTACCAGAAAGGTGGATTTGGTATCGATCCACAACCTCGTCAAAAGAGATTTATATCAGGAACCGTTGATGAGTATTTTAAGTTGTTGGATGAATCCAAATCTGTAATTAAAAATTATGAGGATGCAAAACTTGGATTCAGCGTGCATTCATTGAGAGCGGTTGATTTAAAAGACATTAAGACAACGTTTCAACAAGGACCAAAAGAATTGCCTTTCCATATTCATGTTGCTGAGCAGAAGAAGGAAATAGAAGACTGTGTTTCATTTAGCGGAAAGCGCCCCATGCAGTGGCTTCTTGAAAATCTTGAAGTGACAGAACGTTTTCATCTTATTCACTCCACCCATCTCGACGATCAGGAGTTAAAAAATCTGGCCGCATCAAAAGCAAATGTTGTGCTTTGTCCTTCAACGGAAGGCAATCTCGGAGATGGGATTTTCAGAATGCGTGAGTATTATCAGTTGGGAGGTCATTGGTCCATTGGAACAGACAGTCACATTGGATTGAATCCCTTTGAGGAATTCAGAATGATTGACTATCGCCAGCGACTGGTGACTAACAGAAGAAATATTTTTGATGATGCGGGGAAGTATTTGATCAAAGAATCCCTTTCATCTGGAAGAAGAGCGATGGGAATCAGTACAAAAGAGCATTTTGAAATTGGAAAACCCTTTGATGCGGTGGTAATTGATGCACATTCTCCTCTTTTAGCAAGTGCTTCTCTGGAAAATATTCTTCCCTCCATCGTATACACGGGTGACGCAAGCATTAATCTTGGAACTATTGTCAATGGTCAGTGGATCATCCGTCAGCAACACCATAGATATCAGGAATCAATTCACCAGCGTTTCGCTAAAGCATTAAAAAACCTTAAAGGAAGGTGATTCTCTTAGTTGAGTTGTCGTTTGACAAAGTCGATCTGTCGATATCATCTGCACCTTATCGTTTAAACATCATTTCTTGATTCACCTTGATTCCAACCATTGTATAAATGGGAAGAATCAAGCATCATGAAATATATCATTGCTCTTTTAGCATCATTCTTTTTGTTCGCGTGTGGTGAATGTGAAAATTCCAAGTACTATCAGGTGAAATCAAAAGATCCGATAAATGAATCATCAACGATGAGTCATTATGAAGTGATAGGAATAGGCTCCTGTGCAAGCTGGCAAAACAGGCAGGTCGTGCAATTCAATGACTCCACCAGCAAATTCAATGTGAGTCAGATCGTTAGCCGGGCCGTTATTAACAAGTACGAGTAAAAATTACTTTTCCCATTTCCAGTCACCGGCGAGGATCAAAGGCTCTTTCAGATGATTGTCGATCATGAATTGCTTTGTTGTTTCGCTATCCATTTTAGAGGCAGGAAGCTTGTCAGCGTTTGCTAATCCAAATAAGATCATTGTTCCAAAGCGAGCGCTGTTCCTGATGTGAGTTTCATTTACAAGATTGAAATCATCACAATCTGAATGGTAACATCCATAAATTGACCGATCGAGATTGCTGTGCATGGAAAGTATCGGAATGCCTTCAAGCATGAAAGGCTGATGATCACTGTGCAAACCAGAGTTGTTCGTGAACTTGTTCTTATAAATAGTGTCAATCTTCTGAATCTCTGCACCCAGGTTTTTATAGAAAGTCGTATCGGAAAGTTTTCCACCTGCATTTATTCCGACAGGATTACCACTCATGTCGCAGTTCATCATATACTTTATATTTTCAATCGAGCCATCTTTAACAGCTTCGGCCACCATATAGCGTGATCCAAGCAAACCCTGCTCTTCACCCATAAACATTACAAACTGAACTGTTCTTTTAGGTGCGAGTTTGTTGGCTTTGAATGCGCGCGCCATATCCAGAATTGAAAATGATCCTATTCCATTATCGATAGCACCCGTTGCGAGATCCCATGAATCAAGATGGCCTCCGATGATGATCTTTTCATCAGGAAGCTCTGAGCCTTTCAATGTTGCTACGACATTTCTGGCTTTGATGATATCACTATGATTGGTCATCACCAGACGCGCTTGAATTTTTTTTGTTTTTAATTTTTCTTTGAGTGCTTTTCCCGCTTCTTTACCAATGCAGACCGCTGGAATCGGAATTAATTCACCCGTAACAGAAGCTGTTCCCGTAAGGAGAACTCCCTTATCAACAGAGTTGAAAATGATAACGCCTTTTGCGCCATGATTGATAGCAATGGCTGTCTTTTCGCTGCGATGAAGATTGCGGGTACCTTCTTTGCTGCCTTCAAGAATGCTGATATATAAGAATGCGATCTTATCCTTTACGGCATCTTGTCTTCCTTCATAATCGGCCTCAAGTCCATTGCCCATGTCCACAACCTCACCTGTAACATCTGCCTGAACAGGTGAATGTCCAAGAGTCACAGCCTTTACGCTATCCACATCAATCGTTACGTATACATTTCCTCTTGACCAGGCTTCTACTTCAAACTCCTGGAATTTTACATCATCAAAACCATACTCTTTAAATTTGTTGTAAGTGTAATCCTCTGCCTTATGACCATTTTCTGACCCTGTAAGTCTGTGGCCAATGGTAGAAGTAGCCTCTTTCAACGTTGCATAAGCTTTTGAATTTTCAGAAACCTCGACGTTGATACGATTGAAGGTCTCGCTTTGAGTTTCCTTCTTTTCACAGGAGATCAAAGCAAGGAAGATTAACACTAATATGCTTGTTTTGAGGATGCAGATTTTCATGGCAGAGGAGTTTTAATGACGAAAGATAAGTAGTCTTTAACTTCAATAGGGCAGAATTATTCAGGCGGCTATTTTTTATATAGGAGCATGGAAGGAATCGAAATTGCGAGCCACAGAATGGCAATCCAGATTCCAAAAAATGAAAACAAAATCGTTCCTACAAGAAGGTAGAAGGCCGGAAATAAAAAAATTCCTACTCCAAATTTCAACGAAGTGATAAAGACGGGATCCTTAATCCCTTTTCTGATCCTGTGCCAGATGAATAAGGGTATGAAATTGATAACCGACGCGTACCATAGAAAATTAATAGGTGATGATCCATTCTGTTTAGTATGGATTACCTCACCGTTCTCAATCCGGGAAATTTGCTGATTGGTTTTTTCAGGATCCAGGAAATCAGGATTAAGATTCTTCAGTTGACTCATAATCGAATCGTACTGATTCTCATTCTCAATATGTGAGATTAATCTTTTCAATTGACTGCTCAATTCATCCCTCAATCCGTTGATATCGGTTGAATCTTTAAAATAATTTTTTGCAGAAATCGGTTTGCCGAAAAATACACTGACGCTTTCGCGAAAACCCTGATGATTGGAATAATTTAAACCTACCGGAACAATTGAAATATCCAATTCAGAATTCTTTTGCCAGGACTCAAAAGCTATTCTTGCAAAACCTTTTGTGAGAGGACGCAGCCTTCTCTTATCTCCATGATTACCTTCAGGAAAAATGACAACAGCTTCATTTTTCAAAAACAGATCATAACAGGCATCGAAAGTCTTTTCATTTTCAGACAATGATTTCCAACCATCCCGAATCCGGTAAATCGGAATCATGTTAAGTGTGGAGATCAACCACCGCGTTAAAGGCTTTTTGAAAATGTCTGCTCTAGTAAGAAAATGCGTTATGTGAGAATTGAAGCAAACGATAAGCAACGCATCCATAAACGCGTTTTGATGGTTGGCAGCAAAGATGACAGGACCTTTGGGAATATTCTCCTGACCATTGAGAATGATTTTTCTGAAATAAAATCGGAGACCAAGCCGGACGTAAATCCGTAGAAAAAAGTACCACGCCCGTTGCACTTTAAACGGTTTGAGTAGACGTTGCCTTTCCAGACCAGAATGTTGCCAAAGCTAATCCGGAAACGATATGCCAGATTCCCCACCACGCCGCAACGAAAGCCATTCCACCCAATCCATTGAAAAAACTAAAGATCAGGAAGAGTCCTAATCCCGAATTTTGAATGCCTGTTTCAATTGCAATTGTTTTTTGATCAGCTATGGAAAGACCCGCAACCTTTGCGGAAAAATAGCCAGTTAATAATGCAAAGGCATTGTGAATGAAAACAACCAGCAACACCATGTGAATGTGTGACAGGAAGTGATTGAGATTATTCGCGAAAGCAAGCAAAACAAATCCTGCGAAAATTATGATTGACAAAGGCTTCATGATCTTTGCAAGCTTCAATGCGGCATTGGAATAGTAATGAGAGAAAAGCATTCCGAATATCAGGGGAAATCCGGCAAGCATCAGAATAGATTCAAAAAGATCAATGGCGTTTAATTGAATTTCCTTTAGAAGTATCGAAGTAGGAGGGTATAAGCTTGCCCAAAGTTGAAGATTGAAAGGCGTCATCACGATTGCCAGCACTGTTCCAATTGCAGTAAGACTTACTGACAATGCTGTATTGCCTTTTGAAAGATGCGTTAGAAAATTCGAAATGTTTCCTCCGGGACAGGCAGCCACCAGCATCATACCAAGAGCAATGCTTGGTTGCGGGCGGATGATCATCACCAGCAGCCAGGTAATAAATGGTAATAAGATAAATTGAGAGGTAAGTCCAACGAACGAAGCCTTGGGAGATTCCGCTACTCTTTTGAAATCAGCGACTTTAAGATCAAGAGCTATTCCAAACATGATTAACGCCAGGCATACATTTAATGCCCAAAGATTTTCCTGATTGAAGTTGAGATGTATGTTATCGATATCCACGGGAAGGGTTTACCTAAAGATATTAGAATTTAAGGCACTTCACCATCCATGACCGAAGGCAATAATGAAAAAGGGCGCAGAAAAATCTCTCTGCGCCCTTTGACAATGAAAATTTCAAAGTTCTATTTCAGTTTTTCATCAAACAGTTTAAGAATGCGTTTGTATTCATCTGTCCAGCTGCTTGGTTCCACAAACCCATGATCCTCCACCGGATAAACGGCGAGTTCCCAGTTGTCTTTTCCAAGTTCGATCAGACGTTGTGTCAGACGCACAGCATCTTCAAAATGAACATTTACATCAACCATTCCGTGACAGATAAGAAGATGACCTTTCAATCCAGCGGCATGATACAGTGGAGAACTCTTAGCATATGAAATACTATCAGTCATCGGTTCATTCAGAATACTTGCTGTATATCCGTGATTGTAATGAGCCCAATCAGTGACAGGACGAAGTGCGGCACCTGCAGTGAAAACATCCGGCGTTGTGAATAATGCCATCAAAGTAATGAAGCCTCCGTAAGAACCTCCATAAATACCAATGCGTTTAGGATTGACATTATATTTTTCAACAAGCCACTTTGCACCATCGACATTATCAGTGAGATCTTTTCCACCCATAAAGCGATAAACTCCTGTGCGCCAGTCGCGACCATATCCAGCGCTTGCACGGTAATCCATATCAAGAACGGTATATCCTTTATCAGCAAGTAAATTATGGAACATGTATTCTCGGAAGTAATTGCTCCACCATTTATGAGCATTCTGCAGATATCCGGCTCCGTGCACAAAGATCACGGCGGCACCATTTGGTTTTGCGGGTTTGAAAACGCGCGTGTAAACATCCGCACCGTCTCTTGCTTTGAAGGTTGTTACTTCAGGATCTTTCCATGGATAGGATTTAAATTCTTCAGACAATGAATTTGTGATCTGCTGTGGCTTTGCGCCGGCTTTATTTTCCTGAATGTAAAGTTCCCATGGCTTATTGCTGTAAGACGATCGGATCGCCATCCACTTTTCATCCGGCGAAAGAGAAACCTCATTTGCGCCTGTCAAGGTGGTTAATCGTGTCGCAGTTCCACCTGTGACGGGAAGCCTGTAATATTGTTTCTCACCAGGATGAACTTCGTTGGTTGATATGTAAAAGCTCTTCTTGTCCTTTGATAAGCTTACGTTTTGAACTTCATATTTGCCAGAAGTCAGCGCCTGAGATTTGCCAGCTGCAAAATCATAAACGTATAAGTGTGAATAGCCAGTACTTTCGGATTGAAACCAAAATTGATTATTGTTTATCCAGCTGATCAAACCTCCTCCGAAACCACCACCGCCGCCGATCCATGCTTCATCACGATGACGATCCAGCAATTTTAGTTTTTGAGTAGAAACATCGAGTGACAATAACCAGCGATCTTTATTATCCTGGGCACGTGCAATAACAACATTGTTCTTTCCATCCTCGCTCCAGTAAGGACCAAAGAATGTTACGGGTCTTGGTTCAGGCTTTTTCTCTTTGCCCTTGTCTTTGTCATTCTTGGAAACTTTGGCAGGATAATCCTTACTGAAATCTGTTGCGTCAAATATTCCCGGAATTTCATTTGTCTTAACTACCAGGGTAGTGTCCTTATCGATTGAATAAACCCATAGCTCCGAAGTATTCTGTGCGGCGCCAACCTTGGTGCGTGCAGGAATGTCTTCTGTGAATCCGGATTCAGTTACATAGTTCGGAACGATCGTAGCCTTTGCATCGGAGGCTGTTTTTGTCAGTCGATAAGTGACAGTCTTTCCATCCGGACTTAGCTGAAGCTGATCAATATTTTTCTCATCGATATAAATTTCTTTTGGTCTGTCAACACGATCGGCCTTCAGCATTTTTTCTGTTGCTTTCCTGTTGTTGCTTCTTTCTCTCAACACCTGGAAGTATGCAAGCTGATCAGCTTTCAACCATTTCAACTGGTCATTCAATTTGGGATCAGCTTTTTTTGAACCTTTGCGAAAATCTGTTAATTGAGAATATGCACCACTGGCGATTTCCCATGAATAAAGATTGGACGCTGCAGTGAAAATTATCTTTCGCTCATCTAATGAGAAAGTTGGATTAGATTCTCTCTCATTTGTAAACGTTACCTGATTGATTTTTCCGGTAGCTACATCCAGTATGAAAATGTCTCCGCCTTTTTCGTAGACTTTTTTATTACGGGCATTGTTATAAGATCCATTACCTGAGGGAAGCTTTCTGCGAACATCCGGACTTACTTTTTGAGGTACTCTGTTCGCCAGAGAAATTGTGTAAAGTGAATCTCCCTGATTCTTGTCAGGATTCCAGTTAAAGTAAAGTTGCTTACCATCCTCACTCCAGAATACGTTAGAAGGAGCAACACCGATCCATTTCGGATCACGCATGATTTTTTCAACGGTAAGTGTTGTGAGTTGTTGGGCTTGTGACGAAAATCCGATCAAAAGCAGGAATATGATTTTTTTCATAGTGAGGGTTGATAATTATGTGAATTTATTCAAAACACCCTTTCTCAAAAGGAAAGATGTGATGAAAGGCATTGAGTCAGTTCAGAGACGCAGATAGTTGATAAGCAGCCGTAATTATTCTCTTTTCTTTTCTTTGGTAAAGTCGCTGAACATGCTGTTGAATATGGACAGGATCAGACTGAAAGCAAGCGCCCACAAGAATCCTTCGACACGAAAGCCATCAACAAAATAATCCACCATCAGGATAATTACAGCGTTAATGACTAATAGAAAAAGACCAAGTGTAAAGATGGTGATGGGAATAGTAAGAATGATAAGGACAGGCTTAACCAGGACGTTTGATATCGAAATAAGAACAGCCACTAAAAGGGCATCCCAAAAATCATGTAGTTCCACACCCGGAAGAAGATAGCTTGTGAGAACAACAGCGACTCCGGAGAGAAGAAATCGAAGGATCAGGTTCATATGATAATTTTGAATGGAAGTTGCCATAAAAAATCCATGAAAAAAATCACAATGAATGGATTTTTTAGGCAACGCAGACGTTACTAAATTCGAACGATGTACGCGATAGTAGATATTGAAACGACGGGTGGGTATGCGGAAAATCACCGCATGACGGAAATCGCTATATATCATCAC includes these proteins:
- a CDS encoding phage holin family protein — protein: MNLILRFLLSGVAVVLTSYLLPGVELHDFWDALLVAVLISISNVLVKPVLIILTIPITIFTLGLFLLVINAVIILMVDYFVDGFRVEGFLWALAFSLILSIFNSMFSDFTKEKKRE